One part of the Sorangiineae bacterium MSr11954 genome encodes these proteins:
- a CDS encoding radical SAM protein codes for MLSNGDISIFDHDVDTPAQRRTRVGLLPVSAERIADAQRRLNEVGAVQPKKIDFQNPFFTQPRDTKICAVENLLGELSGTKVRHIYLHVPYCMTRCIYCHYPIVRPGTEKADEHSAFVETLVREIRAWSRSGLDFGGLQTIALGGGTPNALSHQHLETILQTLAECFPTRREVSIEVLPSFRILDEDKYRIFQAAGVNRLSVGIQSFNDLVNEANRRTYQREDETRALIGLARTYFPNISVDLLYRQKAQEWSDLVRDVDEVKKLDVNSIYLYQVRESIGTKFSELQEALNYFLVELTKDGTYEAISFDQVIRKRNDDGMCQARSGRSQCEDLLGIGPSSVSELGDYTFRNVDTPMYLQPSSSTRVDETTIIRREQEWRQCEWISRGLRHFNLPRLDGVSFAMFEERFGERPSEAIVGRLQFLESIGLLELGKAHATLTDLGMLFTQAISGYLIGHYK; via the coding sequence ATGTTGTCCAATGGCGATATTTCGATTTTCGACCACGACGTGGACACCCCGGCGCAAAGGCGCACGCGCGTTGGGCTCCTTCCGGTTTCGGCCGAAAGGATCGCCGATGCGCAGCGACGATTGAACGAGGTCGGCGCAGTTCAGCCGAAGAAGATCGACTTCCAGAACCCCTTCTTCACCCAGCCGCGCGATACGAAGATTTGCGCCGTCGAGAACCTGTTGGGCGAGCTCTCGGGCACGAAAGTACGGCATATCTACCTTCATGTACCCTACTGCATGACACGTTGCATTTACTGCCACTACCCCATCGTGCGCCCGGGCACCGAAAAAGCCGACGAGCACTCGGCGTTCGTGGAGACCCTGGTTCGCGAGATCCGCGCCTGGTCCCGGTCCGGGCTCGATTTCGGCGGTCTGCAGACCATCGCGCTGGGCGGGGGTACCCCCAATGCGCTCAGCCACCAACATCTGGAAACCATTCTGCAGACCCTGGCGGAGTGCTTCCCCACCCGGCGCGAAGTATCCATCGAGGTGCTCCCATCGTTCCGCATTCTGGACGAGGACAAGTACCGGATCTTCCAGGCCGCGGGTGTCAATCGCCTGAGCGTGGGCATCCAGTCGTTCAATGATCTCGTCAACGAGGCAAACCGGCGAACGTACCAACGGGAGGACGAGACGCGCGCGCTCATCGGGCTGGCGCGCACCTATTTTCCCAATATCTCCGTTGACCTGCTCTATCGGCAAAAGGCGCAAGAGTGGAGCGACCTGGTGCGCGACGTCGACGAGGTCAAGAAGCTCGATGTCAATTCGATCTATCTCTACCAAGTCCGCGAGTCCATTGGCACCAAGTTCAGCGAGCTCCAAGAGGCATTGAATTACTTCTTGGTCGAGCTGACCAAGGACGGCACGTACGAAGCCATCAGCTTCGATCAAGTGATCCGAAAGCGAAACGATGATGGCATGTGCCAAGCACGCAGCGGCCGGAGCCAGTGCGAGGACTTGCTCGGCATCGGCCCGTCGTCGGTATCGGAGCTCGGTGACTATACGTTTCGCAACGTCGACACCCCCATGTATCTTCAACCATCGTCGTCGACGCGTGTGGACGAGACGACCATCATCCGCCGCGAGCAGGAGTGGCGCCAGTGCGAATGGATTAGCCGCGGTCTCCGTCATTTCAACCTTCCACGGCTCGACGGCGTCTCGTTTGCGATGTTCGAGGAGCGCTTCGGCGAGCGGCCGAGCGAAGCCATCGTGGGCAGGCTCCAGTTTCTCGAGAGCATCGGGTTGCTGGAGCTGGGGAAGGCCCACGCCACCTTGACCGATCTGGGCATGCTCTTTACGCAAGCCATCAGCGGGTATTTGATCGGCCACTACAAATAG
- a CDS encoding DMT family transporter has protein sequence MDTIAVVNKNVAYGVLAACGAQTLVGASAAVSVLLVNYPVLGGQALRYAVATLIFLMIARAQGIVLVKLDRRDVLRLMLLSATGLVGFNVCILLALRYTQPTTLGTVIGCTPIVLALATPLLEGQRPGLRLVGAAVLVSLGAAIAQGFGGGDPIGFLLAAGALAGGVLFSLLAVPLLPKLGALRLSMYVCGAAVPMLLLAGILADGSGVVRMPTVQELLALAYLSLLLSALAFLLWYSAIVRLGADRAGLFTGLVPVAAAGASMALGTGRPSGAQLVGMALVVFGVLVGLGAKSASRPEGAHGDLRRAARAGPMR, from the coding sequence ATGGATACCATTGCCGTGGTGAACAAGAACGTTGCATATGGGGTTTTGGCGGCCTGCGGAGCGCAAACCTTGGTGGGCGCTTCGGCGGCCGTCTCCGTTCTCTTGGTGAATTACCCGGTGCTGGGCGGACAGGCCCTGCGTTATGCGGTTGCCACGTTGATATTTCTAATGATTGCGCGGGCGCAGGGCATCGTCTTGGTCAAGCTCGATCGCCGGGATGTGCTTCGGCTCATGCTTCTATCGGCGACGGGGCTCGTCGGCTTCAATGTCTGCATCTTGCTTGCCCTGCGCTACACGCAGCCAACGACATTGGGCACCGTCATCGGTTGCACACCCATCGTGCTCGCGCTCGCGACACCCTTGCTCGAGGGCCAGCGTCCGGGCCTTCGACTGGTGGGGGCCGCGGTTTTGGTGTCGCTCGGGGCCGCGATCGCGCAGGGGTTCGGCGGGGGCGATCCCATTGGTTTTCTTTTGGCGGCGGGTGCGCTGGCGGGCGGAGTGCTGTTCTCGCTTTTGGCGGTTCCTCTTCTCCCGAAGTTGGGCGCGCTCCGTTTGTCGATGTACGTATGCGGGGCGGCGGTGCCCATGTTGCTGCTGGCCGGGATTCTCGCGGACGGCTCCGGTGTCGTTCGTATGCCCACCGTCCAGGAGCTTCTGGCGCTGGCTTATCTGTCCCTTCTGCTGAGCGCCCTGGCCTTCTTGCTCTGGTACTCGGCCATCGTGCGGTTGGGGGCCGATCGGGCCGGGCTCTTCACGGGGCTCGTTCCCGTGGCTGCCGCGGGGGCTTCGATGGCGCTTGGCACGGGGCGTCCAAGCGGCGCGCAGTTGGTGGGCATGGCTCTCGTCGTGTTCGGGGTGCTGGTGGGTTTGGGCGCCAAGAGCGCGTCGCGACCGGAAGGGGCCCATGGCGACCTTCGACGCGCCGCGCGCGCTGGCCCGATGCGCTAA
- a CDS encoding DUF1349 domain-containing protein — protein MEGNRTIPWNVAHWLNRPPSVDIDGDDLIVSTADRSDFWRRTSYGFIHDNGHALLAALPLGTAIEVTYEADFEALFDQAGIMVRVDERTWVKAGVEFSDGVPQLGAVATREFSDWSLAPAPEWIRRPITVRASRSGDALTIRAHKGDGQWQLVRVTPLAPDVVANAGPFCCSPTRRGLVVRFTRFVRGAADASLHAEGPGV, from the coding sequence TTGGAAGGCAATCGGACGATACCCTGGAACGTAGCCCACTGGCTCAATCGGCCGCCGAGCGTCGACATCGACGGGGACGATTTGATCGTATCGACGGCCGATCGCAGCGACTTTTGGAGGCGGACCAGCTACGGCTTCATTCACGACAATGGGCATGCGCTTCTCGCAGCGCTTCCGCTCGGTACGGCGATCGAGGTGACGTATGAAGCCGACTTCGAGGCGCTCTTCGATCAAGCGGGCATCATGGTTCGGGTCGACGAACGCACGTGGGTCAAAGCCGGCGTCGAGTTCTCCGATGGTGTTCCGCAGTTGGGAGCGGTCGCCACCCGTGAATTTTCCGATTGGTCCCTCGCCCCGGCGCCCGAATGGATTCGAAGGCCGATTACGGTGCGCGCCAGCCGCTCCGGCGACGCCCTGACCATCCGCGCCCACAAGGGCGACGGTCAATGGCAATTGGTCCGCGTGACCCCGCTCGCGCCCGACGTCGTCGCCAACGCTGGACCGTTCTGTTGCTCGCCCACGCGCCGGGGCCTCGTCGTTCGATTCACCCGCTTCGTGCGCGGCGCGGCCGACGCGAGCCTGCACGCCGAAGGGCCCGGCGTCTGA
- a CDS encoding GFA family protein, with protein MNLPMLGGCRCDRVRIRVTKAPLITTACHCNGCQRMSSSAFSLTALFPADAFEVTQGDPVIGGLHGPDAHHFFCAHCMTWMFTRPAALPHIVNVRPTMLDEHAWFAPFLETFTKTKLPWAVTGAVHSFEEFPPMEAYEALLQAFASHGAGTGSTS; from the coding sequence ATGAACCTTCCCATGCTCGGCGGCTGTCGCTGTGACCGGGTCCGCATCCGCGTTACGAAGGCGCCGCTCATCACGACGGCGTGTCATTGCAATGGCTGTCAGCGCATGTCGTCCAGCGCGTTCTCGCTGACGGCGCTCTTTCCGGCGGACGCCTTCGAGGTCACCCAGGGCGATCCCGTCATCGGCGGGCTCCACGGGCCCGACGCGCACCATTTCTTCTGCGCGCACTGTATGACCTGGATGTTCACGCGCCCGGCGGCGCTGCCGCACATCGTGAACGTGCGCCCGACCATGCTCGATGAGCACGCATGGTTCGCACCGTTTCTGGAGACCTTCACGAAGACGAAGTTGCCGTGGGCCGTCACGGGCGCGGTGCATTCGTTCGAGGAGTTCCCGCCCATGGAGGCGTACGAAGCGCTCTTGCAGGCGTTCGCGTCGCATGGCGCGGGGACCGGCTCGACATCGTAA